Within Populus trichocarpa isolate Nisqually-1 chromosome 6, P.trichocarpa_v4.1, whole genome shotgun sequence, the genomic segment aacaaaaacattattagtTCTACAGTGACAAGCAACACAAAACAGCAAATCTCCTATCAGTTACACACACAGGCAACCagttttaacttattttctatatacTTCCATCGACACTAATCACCATGTTATCCCAGTTACTAAATCACAACTACTAGCCAAAAAGTTGTAGCTAAACTTTGCTGTATACCAAAATATTCCTGCTAAATAAATCAGATATCATGGAAGAGCACTTACTGTTCTTTGATTGGATACAGGCATCATGCTTCATGCAACAAGCATCAAGGCCATCACAAGGCTTCTCTCCTGGGCATCCACTGTATAGAAGCCCACAATACTTGCCATATCTCAAAAATGGAGGCACTGCCATTCACATAAGTCAACGAAAGTTTGACCATAGAACAAAACGTATAAAACCCAAGTATATATTGATCACCATTCTAGTTAAAACACAATGAAATGTATAACTAAACacgaacacaaaaaaaaatctggatAATTCTAAAATGCTCATGAAGTGATTGTGTCTGTCCAATTTTAGAGTTCCACCTTTGGGCGGAACCAGTAACTTCttggaaagaaaagaatttgCATACCTGAGCAGAACTCTGACTCACATTTCCTACTACAATCTTTGCCCTAAttaggaaaacaaagaaattttcaaatatttattacaatgaGGCTTATGTAATAGTTTGAGAGATGATCGAACGACCAAACCAGGGAGATAGCAGAATCAGCTGTTTGAACTCCAATGTTGAGTGCTTGgacataaaaagatgaaaagggaAGGACAAGTAGGGAACAAGAAACGAGAAGAGCTAACTTCAATGAATAGAACTGGTGCTCCTTAGCCATTGTTTTTAGGactgaaaaaaatgaagcttgGTTGTGCTTAAAAGGCAGAGAATAATATATGGGCAGAATAAGGAAGAAACGTAGAAgattaagattaaaatatattgagaaaCTGAAGAAAGTAAAGGATCAGCTTGTCTTGTAATGGCTCGTGATACGCTCTTGGAGTATTGTTCATGTTCACACTTCTGATCGAAGTGAGATGgtttataattggaacaaatGGAGGATTGGTTGTAGGGTCCATCTCCAGTGAACTTGCTCTTTCAACTAACTCTCCTCCAAAATggtaaaaattgtgtttttgattgtttctttcacgttatattctaaaatttatttgtataaattaattGAGCAAGTGCAAGGATGAAGTCAAATTATCAAATATGTGTAAGAGTCCACATTAAGGatgattttaaacaaatatattggTCACTCATCTAATCTACATATTCACAATTTAGattagataattaattataatttgtggGCCCGCACTTTGTCCATAacacttttttaatataaaaaaaaaggcatttattgcaacatgttttttaaaaaatatttatagaatatAACTATGGACATAAAACCCATAAATTCCAGATAAAGGGGTATTTGTAAGAGCTCTGCcacttgttatttttaaaaaagctaggATAGCTTCCATGCTTTACAGCCATTGATGCTGAATTTCTTAAGCCTTCCAAAGAGAATGAGGATAAATTTTCACATGTTAACTCCACCTTCCGACAAATCCAAACCATGAATCTTTGCACAAGTTGTCAGGTTCAAGTTGTTTGCAGCTGTAGCCAGCTGAGAACCTAACATTTCCATTTGCACTccaaaatgattaattttacaatatagaattaataaaataccTTCATTGttcaataaaatacataaaaaaatctttgaactgaaaaaacattaaaaaatagaacaaaaaagaatgaaattgatgaccgaaaaattaaaatacaaaatcactACTCCAATTAACAGCGAAATGCGAGAAGTTGCATAGTTAAAAAAGTTATAGAATAAACACCATGCCTTTTAGTTTCTTGTATATGTAAAGCTAAGGTCAAGTCGGGCTTAACCTAATCccaaaatagataagaaataattttaagaaacatttttatattccattataaaaacaaatctaaaactcCCTGTGGAATTATTGTGTATCTACTCATGGATTAGTTTTAATTGGAACGATGTAATGAAGAATTACCATTGTTTTAACTATATGTTGAAagtaatttgatcttttttattacgatataagttttatttttaaattatatgggGATAgattagtctttttattttatttttttacaaagtaaaataacttaattacccttgaaataaaaaaaaaatacattcaagAACTTtgtagtctttttatttttataacaataaaaatatttaattactctTAAAAGCAAAATCTACAAAACTATCTTCCATTGACTTTTTCATCCTGGTTTTTTGGTTGTTATTAAGTTGACGTagagatattttgatattttaataaatattaaatattatataagaaacattTGTTGGTGCGTGCACAGCACGCGGAACTAAATGAAAAACGCGTGTGATGTTATCTTGTAACCAAACATCGCCTTCCGCAGGGGCGCTTAAATTGTCTTAATGGTCCTTATATGATCGTGTAGAGTGTGTGGCCAACGAGCTTCTGTTTTGACaataatgagtttttttctctctctctctcctccttaaTTTTTGCACCTCaccctttaaaatttcaaaacagccatttattttgtttttctgttagatttgatcttgactcttttgataattatttgttttattctaaagaatttataaaattagatttcttttcaatttcatacccattcaattttctcatctttcaaatttagttattattcttttggttgttatttgttttacttgagataattatttaatttgattttttttataatttcatcattcttaagttttttttcctttcagatttgatccttattttattattctttttttttcttactttgaaaaaaatttaaattaattttttttatttcatccttcaacattaaattagttgggaattgagcttcttgattgagctcaggtctcaaaattttacaagttacaagttttagagattaactCAGGTTTAGGAGGTTCGcccgagtttttttatttttttaaacttattttttcagtttcatcctttaacattcaTTCAATTAGAGATTGgattccattatttttatttatttgctttctatgaaatttttcattgttttaaaacctGATCTGATCTGACAtgttgacccgtgacccgagtGACTTAGGCTAGAGGCCAGGTTgtgttttaacaaaaataaggaAATATTAGCTCATACCTGGTCAAAAATCTAGGTTGACCCACGACTCAGTCAACCTAGGAAAAATCGAGTCAAAACTCAATCAAaactcgttgatttttttttaatttctcaaaatgataccatttttacttttttataaaataaaaaaaaattagttgatcTAGGTTAGCTCGGATCAATCCACCTGACTTGTAACCCAAACTTACCCCGAGTCAGGTTAAATAACTATggaatttttcactaattttttttgtttattatttgtaCAGGAAGCCCATAAACATTGAGCATTTGGGTTGTTTGAAAACTAATATTGGATTTTCTTTGAGATACTGAGAGTAGTTAGTTGAATTAAGACTCAAAACTGAGACTTCAAACCATCATTGGAAATGTTGAAAGCAAAGCCCAACACAAGTCCATCCCAATAATCCAACGATTATTTGTCTAATCCACTAACTAAGAGGTTGTTTActatcatttcctttttttctgttttttttttcggtattttattttttttaagttgttttttaagaaattgaaattttatttggttagtttgttttttattctagtgttgttttttttagaaaatgtaGGTAGTCTTGACTGATTTCCTAGCAACCTGAACCCTAGGGGCTCGGACCTAGTCTCTAATGAAACCTGGGTTTCCCAAACCCGGTCCTGGACTGCACCCTGGTAGCCCTACATCAAGTCTCGGTTCGAACCCAGGAATGATTTAAgctcatttttcaaaaactgaTTTATTCCAAAAACacgtttttatattataaaaaactagttttgaaaatcaattttttggcTTCGTAAGTTTCCAAAATTAGTTGTTCATTGGTAAAGCTTAAGATCTTATATTCTTGAGGTCtcatattcaatattttttccagtgctttattcaatatatatctCCAATATATTATATAGAGTGTGGGGTTTATAAATCTCAAGGTTTGGGGTTCAGGACACccacaaaaaattattgatacTCGGATTagtgttttaattataattaataataataataataattggtgtgtaaaaaaaaaaggattagacgaaaaatgcaaataaaattggGGTGTAATAAGGCAAGGGAAGCTAAAATCTTGATCcttcaattatatatttcttcCAAGAATTATCtctaattaactaaaattatattttatataatatccaTAATTCAAGTATGAAATAATattcttagtttaattttaaaacaaattaagaaaatggaaTTAATGAACATTACTCTACTACATTACCGTGAGGATGATATTCACGAGGCATGATTTCAGTCATCAAGGATTCGatgtttaataatttcttgatgCCAAAGCTTGGCATATTTTTTTCAGCAAATGTTCACCTTGGCAATAAAGGAACGTCCACAGAATTCTTCGCATGGAAAAGaaattatcaggtgagtctAGAAAAGCGATGGGACATTGATGATTTCTCTGTTTTGAATCCTTCTCAAACTAGTCAGATTATTCACTGCATCTCCAGCACATAATGGTGTGTGATGTCATGCTAAAAAGTGCAAAAGCGACTGATATGCTTCACCTGTGGTGAGCCTCACACATGCCTCCTGCTAGAAGTATCAGTACCCCTCTGATATGCAAGCAACCATGATATGGAAAtgctttaatttcttaaattccaAGCTTTCTGCAATAATGCCTGGCTTCAGCTAATTACCCACCGACCACCATCAGCATTTTCAGCACTCTAAACACACATTATggactaaataaaatatctatgtATTCAcccaaaacaataaagaaaaatgaaatgctTATATTGGGTGGCAGAACACACTCAATAGCTGTTGCAATCAACATGCAATACTGCAACCTGGTACATTAAAGGAGAAGGATCCAAATAACGAATTGTATAAATGAAACAAAGTTGCATGCTAACAATGAAGAAATGGAAGCATGGAATTAAATTGCCAAAAAACAAACTCGGGTCATATTACGCGAGCACAGTCACCTGCGTCGCATATCAATGCAGCCTTCTCTGTGAAGATTTGACTAGCATGTTTAGGTTGGGCTTTCTGATATTCTTCCGTGACAAAAGTAACAGCTTCTTCTGCTAGATTAGCATCTACAAATGCAAGACAACAACCTCTAAATCCAGCACCACTGAAACGGGTTCCATATACACCAGGTGCCCTCAGAAGAATCTCATACAGTTGTTGCAGTGGCTCACAACCTAAACAAAGTGTGAATTGTAATGAGTGGAATTCAATTTGCTAAGTTATACTACTTCAATATTAAAACTTCGGATCATTAACTAAGATAgattcttttcatttcctttgacCAATCTAATTTAGGAGTCAAGGTACCCTCAAAGGTCAAGGAATCCTTTCTTAATAAAACCAACACTAGTGATTTTAACCCTTCAGGAtagaagacatttttttttcctgctataTGAGTTAATGCTTAAAAGTTATTCCAACCTAAAAGGCCAGTTCTGACAAACTGCTCTCAACAATG encodes:
- the LOC7485480 gene encoding phospholipase A2-alpha; this translates as MAKEHQFYSLKLALLVSCSLLVLPFSSFYVQALNIGVQTADSAISLGKDCSRKCESEFCSVPPFLRYGKYCGLLYSGCPGEKPCDGLDACCMKHDACIQSKNNSYLSQECSQNFISCMSNFKTGARTFKGNKCRADEVIHVISVVMEAALLAGRALHKP